The following are from one region of the bacterium genome:
- a CDS encoding glycosyltransferase family 1 protein, with amino-acid sequence MKIALDATYAGQSSSQKGGVYQYIFHLVQALSEVDKENEYLLFFSFFRNKHRQTTDEFYSLFKKAGYGRKDCRIPSLIWKRLQFPIELFTGKIDLFHGLFDYVPRMLSGKSIVTIHDLAYLRRPEFLGSKRVKWKQKETPRSAKQAEAIITISNFSKNDLVNFLGISQEKIFVIPHGVSPDFVPTKEKRILAKYKIKRNYILFVGVLQPSKNIVRLIEAFYELKQSEHIGHQLVIVGQKGWLYDEIYKRCLELRLENDIIFTGEIPHNELPGLYSGADVFVLPSQFESFGIPVLEAMACGTPVVTSNTCALPETAGDAAILVKPDSVHEIAGGIYQVLSDNNLQASLRQKGFAHAKKFTWENTAKMTLEVYRKGIL; translated from the coding sequence ATGAAGATTGCTTTAGATGCAACCTATGCCGGACAATCATCTTCACAAAAAGGTGGGGTTTATCAATATATCTTCCATCTTGTTCAAGCATTGAGTGAAGTGGATAAAGAAAATGAGTATTTATTGTTTTTTAGTTTCTTTAGAAATAAGCATCGTCAGACAACTGATGAATTCTACTCTTTGTTTAAAAAAGCAGGTTACGGAAGGAAAGATTGTCGGATTCCTTCTCTTATCTGGAAAAGACTCCAATTCCCAATCGAACTATTTACAGGCAAAATTGACCTTTTCCATGGGCTTTTTGATTATGTTCCGAGAATGCTTTCTGGAAAGTCTATTGTCACCATTCATGACTTAGCCTATTTACGCAGACCTGAGTTTTTAGGGAGTAAAAGGGTGAAGTGGAAACAAAAGGAAACTCCTCGCTCAGCCAAACAAGCTGAGGCAATCATTACTATCTCTAATTTTAGTAAAAATGACCTTGTTAATTTTTTGGGCATTTCGCAGGAAAAGATTTTTGTTATCCCTCATGGTGTTTCGCCAGATTTTGTCCCGACTAAAGAAAAGAGAATATTAGCAAAATATAAGATTAAAAGAAATTATATTCTATTTGTAGGCGTGCTTCAGCCAAGCAAAAATATTGTGAGATTGATAGAGGCATTTTATGAACTTAAGCAATCTGAACATATTGGACATCAATTGGTTATTGTCGGGCAAAAGGGCTGGCTTTATGATGAGATTTATAAAAGGTGTCTGGAATTAAGGTTAGAGAATGATATTATTTTTACTGGTGAAATTCCGCATAATGAACTTCCGGGGTTGTATAGTGGGGCAGATGTTTTTGTTTTACCATCGCAATTTGAGAGTTTTGGCATACCTGTTTTAGAGGCAATGGCTTGTGGGACACCAGTAGTTACCTCCAATACTTGTGCCTTGCCTGAAACAGCCGGGGATGCGGCTATTTTAGTTAAACCTGATTCTGTCCATGAAATTGCCGGGGGAATATATCAGGTGCTGTCTGATAATAATTTACAAGCAAGTTTGCGACAAAAAGGATTTGCTCACGCTAAGAAATTTACCTGGGAAAATACGGCAAAAATGACGCTGGAGGTTTATAGAAAGGGGATTCTATGA
- a CDS encoding DUF1972 domain-containing protein, which produces MKIAIIGTRGIPARYGGFETCVQELSMRLVEKGHEVIVYCRNSNSPDRPKEFKGVKLIHLPSVRTKIADTFSHTFFSMIHVLFGRVDVILVFNAANSPLCVIPKLFGKKIAINVDGLEWKRRKWGKTAQTYYQFAEYLATKICHQIIADSKAIQQYYLKRYNTTATFIPYGADIETSSNPNILKEYNLDRDNYFFVVTRLEPENNPDLTIQAFEQVKTDKKLVIVGGTGYKSRFVQELRRTKDKRIIFMPPVYEKDHIKELFCNCYAYVHGNEVGGTNPALLSALGYGNCVLALNVPFNEEVVGEAAILYDRSTEDLSPKMQYLVDNPDVVADYRKRAVNRIKKAEYTWERVTDGYEELLVSLTAS; this is translated from the coding sequence ATGAAAATAGCTATTATTGGCACAAGAGGAATACCTGCTCGCTATGGTGGGTTCGAAACCTGCGTTCAGGAATTGAGTATGCGATTGGTGGAGAAAGGACACGAGGTAATAGTCTATTGTCGAAATAGCAACTCACCAGACCGACCTAAAGAATTTAAAGGGGTAAAACTCATTCACCTCCCTTCGGTTAGAACAAAAATAGCCGATACCTTTTCACATACCTTTTTTTCTATGATTCATGTTTTGTTTGGGCGGGTTGATGTTATCCTTGTTTTTAATGCGGCTAATAGCCCGTTATGCGTCATTCCAAAGTTATTTGGAAAGAAGATAGCCATCAATGTTGATGGACTTGAATGGAAAAGAAGGAAATGGGGTAAGACAGCTCAAACCTATTATCAATTTGCCGAATATCTGGCGACAAAGATATGTCACCAGATTATAGCAGATTCAAAGGCTATCCAGCAATATTACCTGAAACGGTATAACACGACCGCTACCTTCATTCCCTATGGGGCGGACATTGAAACTTCTTCAAATCCCAACATTCTTAAAGAGTATAATTTAGACAGGGATAATTACTTTTTTGTGGTCACCCGATTGGAGCCAGAAAATAACCCGGATTTAACCATTCAAGCATTTGAGCAAGTAAAAACAGATAAAAAACTGGTTATAGTTGGTGGGACAGGTTATAAAAGTCGGTTTGTTCAAGAACTAAGAAGGACAAAAGACAAAAGAATAATCTTTATGCCGCCTGTGTATGAAAAAGACCACATCAAAGAGTTATTCTGTAATTGCTATGCCTATGTTCATGGGAATGAAGTTGGTGGGACAAACCCTGCTTTATTAAGTGCTTTAGGTTATGGGAATTGTGTTTTGGCATTAAATGTGCCCTTTAATGAAGAGGTAGTGGGTGAAGCCGCTATTTTATATGATAGGTCAACCGAGGATTTAAGCCCAAAAATGCAATATCTTGTCGATAACCCTGATGTCGTCGCCGACTATAGAAAGAGAGCAGTAAATAGAATAAAAAAGGCAGAATATACCTGGGAGAGAGTAACTGATGGTTATGAAGAACTTCTCGTAAGCCTTACCGCGTCTTAG